A DNA window from Pungitius pungitius chromosome 1, fPunPun2.1, whole genome shotgun sequence contains the following coding sequences:
- the ltb4r2a gene encoding leukotriene B4 receptor 2a, which yields MEPTSFLTNSSNSTSESIVNPGSGTLGALILSLVFLLGFPGNIFIIWSVLARARRHSVTTLLILHLAIADGSLMALTPFFIIYLVLRNWLFGNVMCKLLFYLCLLNMYASIQLIMLMSIYRLVAVVWPQRVSIITSRKTVLRALAVLWVLVMVASIPAMVFRTVKQEDTRQVCEPYHNKSSHLILQYVLELVLGFLIPYGVIIVSYICILRKIRQTKFRRHIRSEKLILAIVLTFCLFWLPYHVINMVQVTWALCPKGAVKDMLNSIWHNSRAVTSAVAFISSCANPVLYFFAGKSYIRREGLAFMARLFEGTGLDSATRKSRQNSQNSRDKDADAVVLKEKDGDSTNSNSNSKPLRNGK from the exons ATGGAACCGACTTCATTCTTGACCAACTCCTCCAATTCAACCAGTGAGAGCATTGTGAACCCCGGAAGTGGCACTTTGGGCGCCCTCATCCTGagcctcgtcttcctcctgggCTTCCCGGGCAACATCTTCATAATCTGGAGCGTCCTGGCGCGCGCCCGGAGGCATTCCGTCACtaccctcctcatcctccacctGGCCATCGCCGACGGCTCCCTGATGGCCCTCACGCCGTTCTTCATCATCTACTTGGTCTTGAGGAACTGGTTGTTTGGGAACGTGATGTGcaagctcctcttctacctctGTCTGCTCAACATGTACGCGTCCATCCAACTCATCATGCTCATGAGCATCTACCGACTGGTGGCGGTGGTGTGGCCGCAGCGCGTCAGCATCATCACCAGCCGCAAGACCGTTCTGCGCGCGCTAGCGGTGCTGTGGGTGCTGGTGATGGTCGCCTCGATACCCGCTATGGTGTTCAGAACCGTGAAGCAGGAGGACACCAGGCAGGTGTGCGAACCCTACCACAACAAAAGCAGCCAC CTGATCCTCCAATACGTGCTAGAGCTCGTGTTGGGTTTTTTAATTCCATACGGGGTGATCATAGTCAGCTACATCTGCATCTTACGGAAGATCCGACAGACCAAGTTCCGCCGCCACATTCGTAGCGAGAAGCTCATCCTGGCGATCGTGTTGACCTTCTGCCTCTTTTGGTTGCCCTACCACGTCATCAACATGGTGCAA GTCACATGGGCTCTCTGTCCAAAGGGTGCGGTGAAAGACAT GCTAAATTCAATATGGCACAATAGCCGGGCCGTCACCTCCGCCGTGGCCTTCATCAGCAGCTGTGCCAACCCGGTGCTCTACTTTTTCGCCGGAAAGTCGTACATCCGGCGAGAAGGGCTGGCGTTCATGGCCCGCTTGTTCGAGGGCACGGGGCTGGACTCGGCCACGAGGAAGAGCCGGCAGAACAGCCAGAACAGCCGCGACAAAGATGCGGATGCCGTCGTGCTGAAGGAAAAAGATGGAGACTCCACCAACTCAAACTCTAACTCCAAACCGCTGAGGAATGGCAAGTAG
- the LOC119222933 gene encoding LOW QUALITY PROTEIN: E3 ubiquitin/ISG15 ligase TRIM25-like (The sequence of the model RefSeq protein was modified relative to this genomic sequence to represent the inferred CDS: deleted 2 bases in 1 codon): MAAEKQEERQGFDLDKDRFCCSVCLDLLKEPVAIPCGHSYCRRCIEDCWDQEDKKGRYSCPQCRDTFSPRPVLKKNTMLAEVVEKLKRSGPQQPSAPLARAGPHDVACDFCSGAGPNKAAMSCLTCMASYCPAHLEPHRRVPVLKKHELVSVTIPLREKMCEKHNKLVEVYCRTDRECICHLCVIDEHKGHKTLSVSRQKAETEQRLLSSRKEVQARVKQREAELQRLSRAEHDVTVQAKAAMEDCDRIFAEMITSAQRRRGKVKQLIGDQQKKVVAQAEELRLQLQEDVSKLRGRDAELGRLLHVDDHVHFIQSFQSLSTLCDSPNFSFDAAAPLRSFGDVTECVSELRCKSETVLKDTWPRIPATVSYVDFSLPPAPTSREGLLSYRRPLTLDGNTNYPYLHLISDNLRVRPSPSAYAAHPDRFARWPQVLCREALSKRCYWEVEWHARTLSAAVAYKDVSRSADGSRFSDDDKSWSLECGTEKLLFRHNDVETRLPGSCSKRVGVFLDYEAGSLCFYQVPEPVVLLHKVHTTFTRPLYAGLGLDYEWYDVGVFAQLVKLW, translated from the exons atggCTGCCGAAAAACAAGAGGAGCGACAAGGGTTTGACCTGGACAAGGATCGGTTCTGCTGTTCGGTATGTCTGGACCTGCTGAAAGAGCCGGTCGCCATCCCCTGTGGACACAGTTACTGCAGACGCTGCATCGAGGACTGCTGGGACCAGGAGGACAAGAAGGGACGGTACAGCTGTCCTCAGTGCAGGGACACGTTCAGCCCGAGGCCGGTTCTGAAGAAGAACACCATGCTGGCTGAG GTGGTGGAGAAGCTGAAGAGGAGCGGCCCCCAGCAGCCCTCTGCCCCTCTGGCCCGTGCCGGCCCACACGACGTGGCCTGTGACTTCTGCAGCGGCGCCGGACCCAACAAAGCCGCCATGTCGTGCCTGACGTGCATGGCGTCCTACTGCCCGGCTCACCTGGAGCCTCACCGCCGCGTCCCTGTGTTGAAGAAGCACGAGCTGGTCTCCGTCACCATCCCGTTGCGGGAAAAGATGTGCGAGAAGCACAACAAGCTGGTGGAGGTCTACTGTCGGACGGACAGGGAGTGCATCTGCCACCTGTGCGTTATTGATGAGCACAAGGGCCACAAAACGTTGTCTGTTTCACGACAGAAAGCTGAGACGGAG CAGCGACTGCTTTCCAGTCGAAAGGAAGTGCAGGCGAGGGTGAAGCAGAGAGAGGCGGAGCTGCAGAGACTGAGCAGAGCTGAGCACGACGTCACG GTGCAAGCCAAGGCCGCGATGGAGGACTGCGACCGGATCTTCGCGGAGATGATCACCTCCGCACAGAGGAGACGTGGGAAGGTGAAGCAGCTGATCGGAGATCAGCAGAAGAAGGTCGTCGCTCAGGCGGAAGAGCTGCGGCTCCAGCTCCAGGAGGACGTCAGCAAGCTGAGGGGCCGAGACGCTGAACTGGGTCGCCTGCTGCATGTCGACGATCACGTCCATTTTATTCAG AGTTTCCAGTCTCTTTCTACGCTGTGTGACTCCCCGAACTTCTCCTTTGACGCTGCCGCTCCTCTGCGCTCCTTCGGAGATGTGACCGAGTGCGTGTCGGAGCTGAGATGTAAGTCGGAGACCGTACTGAAGGACACATGGCCCAGGATCCCGGCCACAG TCTCTTATGTTGACTTCTCACTACCGCCAGCACCCACGAGCAGAGAGGGCTTATTGAGCT ATCGCCGTCCCCTCACACTGGACGGCAACACCAACTACCCCTACCTCCACCTCATAAGCGACAACCTCAGGGTGAGGCCTTCGCCCAGCGCCTACGCCGCCCACCCGGACCGGTTCGCCAGGTGGCCCCAGGTGCTGTGCAGGGAGGCCCTGTCGAAGCGGTGCTACTGGGAGGTGGAGTGGCACGCTCGCACTCTGTCGGCGGCGGTGGCGTACAAAGACGTGAGCCGCTCGGCGGACGGGTCTCGGTTCTCGGAC GACGACAAGTCGTGGAGCCTGGAGTGTGGaacggagaagctgctgttcCGTCACAATGACGTGGAGACGAGGCTTCCGGGGTCTTGCTCCAAAAGGGTCGGGGTGTTTCTGGATTATGAAGCCGGCTCACTGTGTTTTTATCAGGTGCCGGAGCCGGTCGTGCTGCTCCACAAAGTCCACACCACGTTCACCCGGCCTCTCTATGCGGGGCTCGGGCTGGACTACGAATGGTACGACGTCGGCGTGTTCGCACAGCTGGTCAAGTTATGGTAG